The following DNA comes from Simkania negevensis Z.
TGTCGGTCCAAAAGGTTGCGCAAGGTGAAAACTGGTAAATGTGCACGGGAACATGAGCTGCGACTTTTTCCAAAAACCTGTAGTAAAGCTCGGGCAAAAACGAAAACTTATAAAGATGAATTTCAAGAGGTTGATTTGGCTTTTTCAAAGATAAATCAAGTAGTTTAGAGGGAATATCCCATTGAGAAAAAACTGTCTTCCAAAGTGTTTGTTGCCACCCTTCTTTTTGAGCCCATTCGATCAGTTTTCCCTCACCAAATTTGCCATAACGCAAGAATTCCATGGCTAGAGCTGCTGCTAGAGGATAGGCTTTCTTTTCAGATTGAAATTCTTGAACAAGAGGTAAGAGATGCAAGGTCAAAAGGTCAAGTGGTGGGAGCTGGAGAGTCTGCCCTGCAAGAAGTTTGCAGAGAAATTGAAGGCCTGCGCCGAGTTCCATAAAGTCTACCCCCATCACTACATCGACATCTTTCAAAAAATGGAGAAGAAGCTCGTTTTTTTGCTTGAGGTCAGGCAAAAGGACAACTTTTTGCTCAAAGGGGGCGGACGGAGTCAAAAACAGCTGATGTGCGAGCTGTTTGCGAAGGGCGCGAAAGTCGTTACTAACATGGAGCGTTGGTTTCATGGTCCAAGAATACCAAATGGTATGAAAAGGGGAAAGTCAGTTCAGAAATTAAACTGGATCTTTGCTAAAGGTCACTTGACCAAATTAAAGGGAGATAAGAGTCACTTCAATAACAATAAGTGAATAAGGCTCAGGCTTTGGAAATTCTCCATAAGCAAGGTCGGGATGGATAAATATTTCTCTTTTTTCTCCTACTCTGATCCCTTCTAACCCATTTTGGAGTCCGGCAATCACCTCAGAAAAAGGGAGGCGTATTCCCGAGGTGTTTTCAGACAGAATTTCTCCATTGATTGTTTTTTCCTTGAAAGAGATTAATGGAGAAGAGCGACTCAAATCCTTGACAGCCTCACCTGTTCCGGGAATTATTATTTTGTAATAGAGCTTGTTTTGGACTAACTCATGAATATCATTCATTGTTTTTAGCTTTTGTAGGTAAGAATCAGCAATTTGAAGATTTATAATCTCCTGATCAATTGCTTTTTTCTCTAAAGATTCCATTAAGGACGCAAAGCATTCATCCAAAGCCTTAGATTCTTGTCTTCCTGCATTGAGCTTCCAAAGATTAACAACGAGCTCTTTGAAAGAGTATTCACCCTCATAAGTTTGCATGATATTCCAAAGAAGTTGAGCAAGATCTTCAGAGACTTCTGATTGATGTTTTTGAATTGGCTCATTTTTATTCTCTTCTGAACAGCAACAAGTCAGAGAAAGAAAAGTTGCTAGAAAAAAGCACCATTTATTCCAAATCATCATGAAGTTAACATCTCTAAAATAGTTTCCAAGAAGTTATCTGACTCATATATTCTGAGGATTGCCTCGTTTTGGTTATCATAATTTTCGATTATTGCTTCTGTCTGTGAGCATTTTTCACTTCCCCAAAATAATGACCTTTTTATTGGAAAAAAAGGATTATCTTTCTTTGTTCCCGTGATTATACTCAAACAACTTCAAAAATTGGATTTTCGGTTGCGCCAAAGCACCGTAATTAGCCGATTTTAAGTGACCTCATATTCCTAATATTAGGCCACTTAAAATCGACGAATTCCGAAAGCTTTCGCGTTGCCCAAAACCAATTTTTAAAGTTGTTTGAGTATAAACAGGTGTTAT
Coding sequences within:
- a CDS encoding FKBP-type peptidyl-prolyl cis-trans isomerase encodes the protein MMIWNKWCFFLATFLSLTCCCSEENKNEPIQKHQSEVSEDLAQLLWNIMQTYEGEYSFKELVVNLWKLNAGRQESKALDECFASLMESLEKKAIDQEIINLQIADSYLQKLKTMNDIHELVQNKLYYKIIIPGTGEAVKDLSRSSPLISFKEKTINGEILSENTSGIRLPFSEVIAGLQNGLEGIRVGEKREIFIHPDLAYGEFPKPEPYSLIVIEVTLISL